Proteins co-encoded in one Arachis hypogaea cultivar Tifrunner chromosome 11, arahy.Tifrunner.gnm2.J5K5, whole genome shotgun sequence genomic window:
- the LOC112720937 gene encoding uncharacterized protein: protein MGATPFHRSILEVRLPKYFDKPTDMRYDGTQDPQEHLTAFEARMNLEGVGDEVRCRAFPVTLVGPAIWWFNSLPQGSVARFLDISSAFLAQFTTRIAKAKHPINLLGVTQRSGKLTRKYLDRFNDECLEIDGLTDSVASLCVMNGLLNEDFRKHLTTMPVWTMQKIQSVAREYINNEEVSQVVAVNKRQPSYNQPRQHGGGERQKEHARDSGPGKTSRPFSRVGKFTNYTPSPPPS from the coding sequence ATGGGCGCAACCCCGTTTCATCGTTCCATCCTCGAGGTCCGGCTACCAAAGTACTTTGACAAGccgacggacatgaggtacgacggaACCCAAGACCCGCAGGAGCACcttacggccttcgaggccaggatgaacctggaggGAGTGGGAGACGAGGTAAGGTGCCGCGCTTTCCCGGTCACTCTGGTGGGACCTGCAATATGGTGGTTTAACAGCCTCCCGCAGGGCTCGGTAGCCAGGTTTTTGGACATTAGCAGCGCTTTCCTAGCCCAATTCACTACCAGAATCGCAAAGGCAAAGCACCCGATCAATTTGCTCGGGGTGACTCAGAGGTCCGGCAAACTGACCAGAAAATATCTAGACCGGTTCAACGACGAGTGCTTGGAGATCGACGGGCTAACTGATTCGGTAGCTAGTCTGTGTGTGATGAATGGACTTTTAAACGAGGACTTCAGGAAGCATCTCACCACGATGCCGGTGTGGACGATGCAGAAGATCCAGAGTGTAGCCAGAGAATATATCAACAATGAAGAAGTCAGTCAAGTCGTGGCTGTCAACAAGCGGCAGCCCTCCTACAATCAACCTAGGCAGCACGGTGGCGGAGAAAGACAAAAGGAGCACGCCAGAGACAGCGGTCCAGGCAAGACGTCCAGGCCGTTTTCCCGAGTCGGGAAGTTCACCAATTATACCCCCTCTCCGCCCCCATCATAG